The Micromonospora sp. M71_S20 genome has a window encoding:
- a CDS encoding HIT domain-containing protein → MADGLERLWTPHRMTYISGEDRPEGGYERPAGCPFCRAPGLAPEESLVVARGEHVFAVLNLYPYNPGHLLVCPYRHVADYTELDLAETTELAAFTQTAMRVVRKVSNAHGFNLGMNQGGVAGAGIAAHLHQHVVPRWGGDANFMPVIGQTKVLPQLLTDTRDLFTRAWPT, encoded by the coding sequence ATGGCCGACGGCCTGGAGCGGCTCTGGACTCCGCACCGGATGACCTACATCTCCGGGGAGGACCGGCCCGAGGGCGGCTACGAGCGGCCCGCCGGCTGCCCGTTCTGCCGGGCCCCTGGGCTGGCGCCGGAGGAGAGCCTGGTGGTGGCCCGGGGCGAGCACGTGTTCGCGGTGCTCAACCTCTATCCCTACAACCCCGGGCACCTGCTGGTCTGCCCCTACCGGCACGTGGCCGACTACACCGAGCTGGACCTGGCCGAGACCACCGAGCTTGCGGCGTTCACCCAGACCGCCATGCGGGTCGTACGCAAGGTGAGCAACGCGCACGGGTTCAACCTGGGCATGAACCAGGGCGGCGTGGCCGGCGCGGGGATCGCCGCGCACCTGCACCAGCACGTGGTGCCCCGCTGGGGCGGGGACGCCAACTTCATGCCCGTGATCGGGCAGACGAAGGTCCTGCCGCAACTGCTCACCGACACCCGCGACCTGTTCACCCGGGCCTGGCCGACCTGA
- a CDS encoding D-Ala-D-Ala carboxypeptidase family metallohydrolase, giving the protein MRTAFRRFGRALAACALAASTALVGVVATSSPAQADGCYTWGRVLSQGATGEDVRQLQIRLAGYPGYNAQLALDGSFGPATRSAVIRFQQAYGLAADGIAGPATQNQLYALQDNDCTPVNFTYAELNRCNSTWSGGAVSASTARFNALVSMWKLQAMRKALGSVSINISSGFRSYSCNSAVGGASNSRHLYGDGVDLVGSPSFCRLAQQARYHGFGNILGPGYPGHNDHTHVGAVGGWSAPSCGI; this is encoded by the coding sequence GTGAGAACCGCATTCCGCCGCTTTGGCCGGGCGCTTGCCGCTTGCGCGCTCGCCGCCTCCACCGCCCTCGTGGGCGTGGTTGCGACCAGCAGCCCCGCGCAGGCGGACGGCTGTTACACATGGGGACGCGTCCTCTCCCAGGGCGCCACCGGCGAGGATGTCCGGCAGCTGCAGATCCGGCTCGCCGGCTACCCCGGATACAACGCCCAACTCGCCCTCGACGGCTCGTTCGGCCCGGCCACCCGGTCCGCGGTGATCCGCTTCCAGCAGGCGTACGGCCTGGCCGCGGACGGCATCGCCGGGCCGGCGACCCAGAACCAGCTCTACGCCCTGCAGGACAACGACTGCACCCCGGTCAACTTCACCTACGCCGAGCTGAACCGGTGCAACAGCACCTGGTCCGGCGGCGCGGTCTCCGCGAGCACCGCCCGCTTCAACGCGCTGGTGTCGATGTGGAAGCTCCAGGCCATGCGGAAGGCCCTCGGCAGCGTGTCGATCAACATCAGCAGCGGCTTCCGCAGCTACTCGTGCAACAGCGCGGTCGGCGGCGCCTCCAACAGCCGGCACCTCTACGGCGACGGCGTCGACCTGGTCGGGTCGCCCTCGTTCTGCCGGCTGGCCCAGCAGGCCCGCTACCACGGCTTCGGCAACATCCTCGGCCCCGGCTACCCGGGTCACAACGACCACACCCACGTCGGTGCGGTCGGTGGCTGGTCCGCGCCGAGCTGCGGGATCTGA
- the thrS gene encoding threonine--tRNA ligase, translated as MSAPRTPAVADPVVVAAGTTAADAVAAAGLPASGPKAIVVVRDPQGQLRDLDWAPQADTEVEPVSLDSPDGLNVLRHSCAHVLAQAVQDVFPEAKLGIGPPIENGFYYDFAVDKPFQPDDLGKLEKRMQEIVKSGQRFRRRRFGSLDEAKAELAAEPFKLELIDVKGEGLDTSEVMEVGGGELTIYDNLAANEDKVCWSDLCRGPHLPNTRLIGAFKLMRSAAAYWRGSEKNPQLQRVYGTAWPTRDELKAYLKLLEEAARRDHRKLGADLDLFSFPDEIGSGLAVFHPKGGIIRRELENYSRRRHEEAGYEFVNTPHITKAQLFETSGHLQWYADGMYPPMEMEGANYYLKPMNCPFHNLIFRSRGRSYRELPLRLFEFGSVYRFEKSGVVHGLTRVRGMTQDDAHIYCTQEQMAGELKSLLSFVLDLLRDYGLDDFYLELSTRNPEKSVGTDENWERATEALRSAAEESGLDLVPDPGGAAFYGPKISVQAKDAIGRTWQMSTIQVDFNLPERFGLEFQAADGTRQRPVMIHRALFGSIERFFGVLTEHYAGAFPAWLAPVQVVGIPIREDHTDYLHGFVAALRAEGVRAQVDAGDDRMQKKIRTAQQQKIPFMVIAGDDDVAAGTVSFRYRDGSQRNGVPVADAVAHVLDVVGSRTNVGPSAA; from the coding sequence GTGTCCGCACCCCGTACCCCCGCCGTGGCCGACCCCGTCGTCGTCGCCGCCGGGACCACGGCGGCCGACGCGGTGGCCGCGGCCGGTCTGCCCGCGTCCGGCCCGAAGGCGATCGTGGTGGTCCGCGACCCGCAGGGCCAGCTGCGCGACCTGGACTGGGCCCCGCAGGCCGACACCGAGGTCGAGCCGGTCAGCCTCGACTCGCCGGACGGGCTCAACGTGCTGCGGCACTCCTGCGCGCACGTGCTCGCCCAGGCCGTGCAGGACGTCTTCCCGGAGGCCAAGCTCGGCATCGGCCCGCCCATCGAGAACGGCTTCTACTACGACTTCGCCGTCGACAAGCCGTTCCAGCCGGACGACCTCGGCAAGCTCGAGAAGCGGATGCAGGAGATCGTCAAGTCCGGCCAGCGGTTCCGCCGCCGGCGCTTCGGCAGTCTCGACGAGGCGAAGGCCGAGCTGGCCGCCGAGCCGTTCAAGCTGGAGCTCATCGACGTCAAGGGCGAGGGGCTGGACACCTCCGAGGTGATGGAGGTGGGCGGCGGCGAGCTGACCATCTACGACAACCTCGCCGCCAACGAGGACAAGGTCTGCTGGTCGGACCTGTGCCGGGGCCCGCACCTGCCGAACACCCGGCTGATCGGTGCGTTCAAGCTGATGCGCTCGGCCGCCGCGTACTGGCGGGGGTCGGAGAAGAACCCGCAGCTCCAGCGGGTCTACGGCACCGCCTGGCCGACCCGGGACGAGCTGAAGGCGTACCTGAAGCTGCTGGAGGAGGCCGCGCGGCGCGACCACCGCAAGCTCGGCGCGGACCTGGACCTGTTCAGCTTCCCCGACGAGATCGGCTCCGGCCTGGCGGTCTTCCACCCCAAGGGCGGCATCATCCGCCGGGAGCTGGAGAACTACTCGCGCCGCCGGCACGAGGAGGCGGGCTACGAGTTCGTCAACACCCCACACATCACCAAGGCGCAGCTCTTCGAGACCTCCGGGCACCTCCAGTGGTACGCCGACGGCATGTACCCGCCCATGGAGATGGAGGGGGCGAACTACTACCTCAAGCCGATGAACTGCCCCTTCCACAACCTGATCTTCCGGTCCCGGGGGCGGTCCTACCGCGAGCTGCCGCTGCGGCTGTTCGAGTTCGGGTCGGTCTACCGGTTCGAGAAGTCCGGCGTGGTGCACGGCCTGACCCGGGTACGCGGCATGACCCAGGACGACGCGCACATCTACTGCACGCAGGAGCAGATGGCGGGCGAACTCAAGTCGCTGCTGTCGTTCGTGCTGGATCTGCTGCGCGACTACGGCCTGGACGACTTCTACCTGGAGCTGTCCACCCGCAACCCGGAGAAGTCGGTCGGCACCGACGAGAACTGGGAGCGGGCCACCGAGGCCCTGCGCTCCGCCGCCGAGGAGTCCGGGCTGGACCTCGTGCCCGACCCCGGTGGCGCGGCCTTCTACGGCCCGAAGATCTCGGTGCAGGCCAAGGACGCCATCGGCCGGACCTGGCAGATGTCCACCATCCAGGTCGACTTCAACCTGCCGGAGCGCTTCGGGCTGGAGTTCCAGGCCGCCGACGGCACCCGGCAGCGGCCGGTGATGATCCACCGGGCGCTCTTCGGCTCGATCGAGCGCTTCTTCGGGGTGCTCACCGAGCACTACGCGGGCGCGTTCCCGGCGTGGCTGGCGCCGGTGCAGGTGGTCGGCATCCCGATCCGCGAGGACCACACCGACTACCTGCACGGCTTCGTCGCCGCGCTGCGCGCCGAGGGCGTCCGCGCCCAGGTCGACGCGGGCGACGACCGGATGCAGAAGAAGATCCGCACCGCCCAGCAGCAGAAGATCCCGTTCATGGTGATCGCCGGCGACGACGACGTGGCCGCCGGCACCGTCTCGTTCCGCTACCGGGACGGCTCGCAGCGCAACGGCGTGCCGGTCGCCGACGCCGTGGCCCACGTGCTCGACGTGGTCGGCTCCCGGACCAACGTCGGCCCGTCCGCCGCCTGA
- a CDS encoding YcnI family protein: MATMHGARPRRRAATVAAMRGVRPRRRAVTMAVLVAAGVLTWPAPAYATDVTTSPTQARQGGSVKLEFVVPDELPGARADRIEVRLPADAPIAEVYPMSVPGWAPRITSRRLDQPVAGIHSSRIDEVVSAVTWIRMPGTAPGPARLTLSMGPLPQADRLTFEVVRTYADGTVVRWAGPTGARRAPALTLLPPAPGGAAAGHGGHGADPAAGAAGAPPAGAGNVPAAGARAAGVPAGGDAPAGGNADGMLAAGLLAGLGGGAAIGWLVSRWRRREPAEPVDLSVLREDPTPPTDGGVGAPGGPVAAR; this comes from the coding sequence ATGGCGACGATGCACGGTGCGCGCCCCCGGCGCCGGGCCGCGACGGTGGCGGCGATGCGCGGTGTGCGGCCCCGGCGCCGGGCCGTGACGATGGCCGTCCTGGTGGCGGCCGGGGTGCTGACCTGGCCCGCCCCGGCGTACGCGACAGACGTGACGACCAGCCCGACGCAGGCGCGGCAGGGCGGTTCCGTGAAGCTGGAGTTCGTGGTGCCCGACGAGCTGCCAGGCGCCCGCGCAGACCGGATCGAGGTCCGGCTGCCGGCCGACGCCCCGATCGCCGAGGTCTATCCGATGTCGGTGCCCGGCTGGGCGCCCCGGATCACCTCCCGCCGGCTCGACCAGCCGGTCGCCGGCATCCACTCGTCCCGGATCGACGAGGTCGTCAGCGCGGTGACCTGGATCCGGATGCCCGGCACGGCCCCCGGCCCGGCCCGGCTCACCCTGTCCATGGGGCCGCTGCCGCAGGCCGACCGGCTCACCTTCGAGGTGGTGCGCACGTACGCCGACGGGACGGTGGTGCGCTGGGCCGGGCCGACCGGGGCCCGCCGGGCGCCGGCGCTCACCCTGCTGCCTCCGGCCCCCGGCGGCGCGGCGGCCGGGCACGGCGGGCACGGCGCCGACCCGGCAGCCGGGGCCGCGGGTGCGCCCCCCGCCGGGGCCGGCAACGTCCCGGCTGCGGGGGCCCGGGCGGCCGGCGTGCCGGCGGGCGGCGACGCCCCGGCCGGCGGGAACGCGGACGGGATGCTGGCCGCCGGGCTGCTCGCCGGCCTCGGCGGGGGCGCGGCGATCGGCTGGCTGGTCAGCCGCTGGCGCCGCCGCGAGCCGGCCGAGCCGGTCGACCTGTCGGTGCTGCGGGAGGACCCGACACCCCCGACCGACGGCGGGGTGGGGGCGCCGGGCGGACCGGTCGCCGCCCGCTGA
- a CDS encoding ADP-ribosylglycohydrolase family protein, with translation MSFTLFPDTRLALARDSLAGLSVGDALGSQFFVPGRHPGDLAAGKLPPPPWQWTDDTEMACSVVAALAGTGRIDRDALAAAFAERCEPYRGYGPGAVTILRLIRTGTPWPVAAASAFDGQGSCGNGAAMRVGPLGAWYADSTARAATQARASAEVTHAHPEGVAGAVAVAVAASLAARARLDGHRPAPDRLLAGVTAALDPATEVHRGVRRAAGLLDRSVAEAADVLGNGSRVTAQDTVAFTCWVAAVHLDDYPAAVRACVEAGGDVDTTAAIVGAVVAAHTGVGTPGGVPTEWLAAREPLPDWAG, from the coding sequence ATGTCCTTCACGCTCTTTCCCGACACCCGCCTCGCGCTGGCCCGGGACTCCCTCGCCGGCCTGTCGGTCGGCGACGCGCTCGGCTCACAGTTCTTCGTCCCCGGCCGGCACCCGGGCGACCTGGCCGCCGGGAAGCTGCCCCCACCGCCGTGGCAGTGGACCGACGACACGGAGATGGCCTGCTCGGTGGTCGCCGCCCTCGCCGGGACCGGCCGGATCGACCGGGACGCGCTCGCCGCGGCCTTCGCCGAGCGCTGCGAGCCCTACCGGGGGTACGGGCCGGGCGCGGTGACCATCCTGCGGCTGATCCGCACCGGCACGCCGTGGCCGGTCGCGGCCGCCTCGGCCTTCGACGGCCAGGGCTCCTGCGGCAACGGCGCGGCGATGCGGGTCGGCCCGCTGGGCGCGTGGTACGCCGACTCCACCGCGCGGGCGGCGACGCAGGCCCGGGCGTCGGCCGAGGTGACCCACGCGCACCCGGAGGGCGTCGCCGGCGCGGTCGCGGTGGCGGTGGCCGCGTCGCTGGCCGCCCGCGCCCGCCTCGACGGCCACCGGCCCGCCCCGGACCGGCTGCTGGCCGGCGTCACCGCCGCGCTGGACCCGGCCACCGAGGTGCACCGGGGCGTGCGCCGGGCCGCCGGCCTGCTCGACCGGTCGGTGGCCGAGGCCGCCGACGTGCTCGGCAACGGCTCCCGGGTCACCGCCCAGGACACCGTCGCCTTCACCTGCTGGGTGGCCGCCGTGCACCTGGACGACTACCCGGCGGCGGTGCGCGCCTGCGTCGAGGCCGGCGGGGACGTCGACACCACCGCCGCGATCGTCGGGGCGGTGGTGGCCGCGCACACCGGCGTCGGGACCCCGGGCGGGGTGCCGACCGAGTGGCTGGCCGCCCGCGAGCCCCTGCCGGACTGGGCCGGCTGA
- a CDS encoding response regulator transcription factor, with amino-acid sequence MATVLLVEDDHVVRGAMLRSLADRGHAVHAVGTALDALRRVAAETPDLVVLDLGLPDLDGSDALRMLRGITDVPIIIATARDDEQSVVRLLRAGADDYMVKPFTGAHLDARITTVLRRAGRASRTVQPAVHSVSGLRVDVGERSAHLDGEPLALTRKEFDLLAYLAARPGRVVSRRELLEEVWRQPSVGEDQTIDVHLYWLRRKMGESAAKPRYLRTVRGVGFRLVAPD; translated from the coding sequence GTGGCCACCGTGCTCCTGGTCGAAGACGATCACGTCGTACGCGGCGCGATGCTGCGATCCCTCGCCGACCGGGGGCACGCCGTGCACGCCGTCGGCACGGCGCTGGACGCGCTGCGCCGGGTGGCGGCCGAGACCCCCGACCTCGTGGTGCTCGACCTCGGGCTGCCCGACCTCGACGGCTCGGACGCGCTGCGGATGCTGCGCGGCATCACCGACGTGCCGATCATCATCGCCACCGCCCGCGACGACGAGCAGTCCGTGGTCCGGCTGCTGCGCGCCGGGGCCGACGACTACATGGTCAAGCCGTTCACCGGCGCGCACCTCGACGCGCGGATCACCACCGTGCTGCGCCGGGCCGGGCGGGCCAGCCGGACGGTGCAGCCGGCCGTGCACAGCGTCAGCGGGCTGCGGGTGGACGTCGGCGAGCGCAGCGCCCACCTCGACGGCGAGCCGCTGGCGCTGACCCGCAAGGAATTCGACCTGCTGGCCTATCTCGCCGCACGACCGGGCCGGGTAGTGTCCCGCCGGGAACTTCTGGAGGAGGTATGGCGGCAGCCATCGGTCGGCGAGGACCAGACCATCGACGTTCACCTGTACTGGCTGCGCCGCAAAATGGGCGAGTCCGCGGCGAAGCCGCGCTACCTGCGCACCGTGCGGGGGGTCGGCTTCCGGCTGGTGGCGCCGGACTGA
- a CDS encoding HAMP domain-containing sensor histidine kinase: protein MCALVALAFLVPLALGLEDRAREEAIADAARRSALVTGALTVSTDPAVVQRVVAASGDDPATRPVVRGLGMDESSARADAGSLERARAERRSVVVDVEGGVLRLDPVVLGDTTAVVEVFVPESALGGNSRWLLLLGVAAALVGAAVLVVDRVAARAVDSARGLVRAALAIGDGDQGVRVDPSGPRELAEAGHAFNRMADRLDAARTDERELVADLSHRLRTPLTVLRLDAEALESDDTSVGSFSEAELDRRRGIRRIRQAIVTLEGEIDVLIKTTRKAVAHEAGPAECDVSEVVRDRMVFWAALAGDQNRPHRVSGAQLRIPAPVPRAELAAALDAVIGNVFRYTPQGTAFEVAVSRRDGYVAIRIDDAGPGIANPDRALRRGTSDQGSTGLGLDIAKRVALQANGSVSIDRARLGGASVVMLLADPEATPRQVSRFGLVGRMAREQKTGSRRWPRQRPTGD, encoded by the coding sequence ATGTGCGCCCTGGTGGCGCTGGCGTTCCTCGTCCCGCTCGCCCTCGGTCTCGAGGACCGGGCGCGCGAGGAGGCCATCGCGGACGCCGCCCGGCGCAGTGCGCTGGTGACCGGCGCCCTCACCGTCAGCACCGACCCCGCCGTGGTGCAGCGGGTCGTGGCGGCCAGCGGCGACGACCCGGCCACCCGGCCGGTCGTGCGCGGGCTCGGGATGGACGAGTCGTCGGCCCGCGCCGACGCCGGGAGCCTGGAGCGCGCGCGGGCCGAGCGGCGCTCCGTGGTCGTCGACGTCGAGGGCGGCGTGCTCCGGCTGGACCCGGTGGTGCTCGGCGACACCACGGCCGTGGTCGAGGTCTTCGTGCCCGAGTCGGCGCTGGGCGGCAACAGCCGGTGGCTGCTGCTGCTCGGGGTGGCCGCCGCACTGGTGGGCGCGGCGGTGCTGGTGGTGGACCGGGTCGCCGCCCGCGCGGTCGACTCGGCCCGGGGCCTGGTCCGGGCGGCGCTCGCGATCGGCGACGGCGACCAGGGCGTACGCGTCGACCCGAGCGGCCCTCGGGAACTGGCCGAGGCCGGGCACGCCTTCAACCGGATGGCCGACCGGCTGGACGCGGCCCGCACCGACGAGCGGGAGTTGGTCGCCGACCTGTCGCACCGGCTGCGCACCCCGCTGACGGTGCTGCGGCTGGACGCGGAGGCACTGGAGTCCGACGACACCAGCGTGGGCTCGTTCAGCGAGGCGGAGCTGGACCGGCGGCGCGGCATCCGCCGGATCCGGCAGGCGATCGTCACCCTCGAGGGCGAGATCGATGTGCTGATCAAGACCACCCGCAAGGCGGTCGCGCACGAGGCCGGGCCGGCGGAGTGCGACGTCAGCGAGGTGGTGCGGGACCGGATGGTGTTCTGGGCCGCCCTGGCCGGCGACCAGAACCGGCCGCACCGGGTCAGCGGCGCCCAACTGCGCATCCCGGCGCCGGTTCCCCGGGCCGAGCTGGCCGCCGCGCTGGACGCGGTGATCGGCAACGTCTTCCGCTACACCCCGCAGGGCACCGCGTTCGAGGTGGCGGTCTCCCGCCGCGACGGATACGTGGCCATCCGGATCGACGACGCCGGCCCGGGGATCGCCAACCCGGACCGGGCGCTGCGCCGGGGCACCAGCGACCAGGGCTCGACCGGGCTGGGGCTGGACATCGCCAAGCGGGTGGCGTTGCAGGCGAACGGCTCGGTCAGCATCGACCGGGCCCGGCTGGGCGGGGCGAGCGTGGTGATGCTACTCGCCGACCCGGAGGCGACGCCCCGGCAGGTCAGCCGGTTCGGCCTGGTCGGCCGGATGGCGCGGGAGCAGAAGACCGGCAGCCGTCGCTGGCCCCGCCAGCGGCCCACCGGCGACTGA
- a CDS encoding adenosine deaminase, translating into MTDLQTFIAGLPKVELHVHHVGSASPRIVAELAARHEGRSPVPADPAALADYFAFRDFAHFIEVYLSVVDLIRDPDDVWLLTHEVARELARQQVRYAELTVTPYSHVHRGIPAPAFCEAIEDARKRAEADFGIELRWCFDIPGEAGLAAAEETLRISLEERPDGLISFGLGGPEIGVPRPQFKPYFDRARAAGLRSVPHAGETTGPETVWDALRDLGAERIGHGISAARDPELLAYLAEHRIGMEVCPTSNVRTRAVASIEEHPLRQLVDAGLLVTINSDDPPMFGTTLDDEYAVAARLLDVGPEGLAALARDAVTASFLDPAGKRRITAEIDAHLAAATG; encoded by the coding sequence GTGACCGACCTGCAAACCTTCATCGCCGGACTGCCCAAGGTGGAGCTGCACGTGCACCACGTCGGCTCCGCCTCGCCCCGGATCGTCGCCGAGCTGGCCGCCCGCCACGAGGGCCGCAGCCCCGTGCCCGCCGACCCGGCCGCGCTCGCCGACTACTTCGCCTTCCGCGACTTCGCGCACTTCATCGAGGTCTACCTGAGCGTCGTGGACCTGATCCGCGACCCCGACGACGTCTGGCTGCTCACCCACGAGGTCGCCCGCGAGCTGGCCCGCCAGCAGGTCCGCTACGCCGAGCTGACCGTCACGCCCTACTCGCACGTGCACCGGGGGATCCCCGCGCCCGCGTTCTGCGAGGCGATCGAGGACGCCCGCAAGCGGGCCGAGGCGGACTTCGGCATCGAGCTGCGCTGGTGCTTCGACATCCCCGGCGAGGCCGGCCTGGCGGCGGCCGAGGAAACGCTGCGCATCTCGCTGGAGGAGCGCCCGGACGGGCTGATCAGCTTCGGCCTCGGCGGCCCCGAGATCGGGGTGCCCCGGCCGCAGTTCAAGCCGTACTTCGACCGGGCCCGGGCAGCCGGGCTGCGTTCGGTGCCGCACGCCGGCGAGACCACCGGCCCCGAGACCGTCTGGGACGCGCTGCGCGACCTGGGCGCGGAGCGGATCGGGCACGGCATCTCCGCCGCGCGGGACCCGGAGCTGCTGGCGTATCTCGCCGAGCACCGGATCGGCATGGAGGTCTGCCCGACCTCCAACGTGCGTACCCGCGCGGTGGCCAGCATCGAGGAGCACCCGCTGCGGCAGTTGGTCGACGCCGGCCTGCTGGTCACCATCAACTCCGACGACCCGCCGATGTTCGGCACCACCCTCGACGACGAGTACGCCGTCGCGGCCCGGCTGCTCGACGTGGGCCCGGAGGGACTGGCCGCGCTGGCCCGCGACGCGGTGACCGCCTCGTTCCTGGACCCGGCCGGCAAGCGGCGGATCACCGCCGAGATCGACGCCCACCTGGCCGCCGCCACCGGCTGA
- a CDS encoding trans-aconitate 2-methyltransferase, with product MWDPTTYLRYGDERSRPFHELLARVPAERPRAVVDLGCGPGNLTATLAERWPDSRVAGLDSSPEMIAQAAAVAPGVSFVVGDVRHWHPEPDVDVLVSNAVLQWVPGHRELLTRWARELPAGAWLAVQVPGNFDAPSHRALREVADRPAWRADVAGLLRRPPADDTAVGYADLLTGAGCAVDAWETTYVHLLPARADADHPVLSWLEGTALRPVRAALDAAGWSDFRAELGVRLAEAYPVRHGQVHFPFRRVFFVARTGARAEENQ from the coding sequence ATGTGGGATCCGACGACATACCTGCGCTACGGCGACGAGCGCTCCCGGCCCTTCCACGAGCTGCTCGCCCGGGTCCCCGCCGAGCGCCCGCGCGCGGTGGTCGACCTCGGGTGCGGCCCCGGCAACCTGACCGCCACCCTCGCCGAGCGGTGGCCGGACAGCCGGGTCGCCGGCCTCGACTCCTCACCGGAGATGATCGCGCAGGCCGCCGCCGTCGCCCCCGGGGTCTCCTTCGTCGTCGGCGACGTCCGGCACTGGCACCCGGAACCCGACGTGGACGTCTTGGTCAGCAACGCCGTGCTCCAGTGGGTGCCCGGCCACCGGGAGCTGCTCACCCGCTGGGCCCGGGAACTGCCCGCCGGGGCCTGGCTGGCCGTGCAGGTGCCCGGCAACTTCGACGCCCCCTCGCACCGGGCGCTGCGGGAGGTCGCCGACCGGCCGGCGTGGCGTGCCGACGTCGCCGGGCTGCTGCGCCGGCCCCCGGCCGACGACACCGCCGTCGGCTACGCCGACCTGTTGACCGGTGCCGGCTGCGCGGTCGACGCCTGGGAGACTACCTACGTGCACCTGCTGCCGGCCCGCGCCGACGCCGACCACCCCGTGCTGAGCTGGCTGGAGGGGACGGCGCTCCGGCCGGTCCGCGCGGCCCTGGACGCCGCCGGCTGGTCCGACTTCCGGGCCGAACTGGGCGTACGCCTCGCCGAGGCGTACCCGGTGCGGCACGGCCAGGTGCACTTCCCGTTCCGCCGCGTCTTCTTCGTCGCCCGCACCGGCGCCCGCGCAGAGGAGAACCAGTGA
- a CDS encoding aldo/keto reductase encodes MQQRTFPRLGRRVGVIGLGAWQLGADWGTVSEADATAVLTAAVESGVTFLDTADVYGDGRSEQLVGRFLRRRPDATLTVATKMGRRVAQTPEAYTLAHFREWTDRSRRNLGTDTLDLVQLHCPPTAVFADDAVFDALDTLVAEERVAGYGVSVETCDQALTAIARPGVASVQIILNALRHKPLDRVLPAAAAAGVGIIARVPLASGLLSGRYDEHTTFAADDHRSYNRHGEAFDVGETFSGVDFALGLAAVRRLAPLVGDGRTMAQFALRWVVDQPGVTVVIPGARDAAQARGNAAVADQAPLSARELAAVAEVYDELVRPRVHDRW; translated from the coding sequence ATGCAGCAGCGCACCTTCCCCCGGCTGGGGCGGCGCGTCGGGGTGATCGGGCTGGGCGCCTGGCAGCTCGGCGCGGACTGGGGCACGGTCAGCGAGGCCGACGCCACCGCCGTACTGACCGCCGCCGTCGAGTCGGGGGTCACCTTCCTCGACACGGCGGACGTCTACGGCGACGGGCGCAGCGAGCAGCTCGTCGGGCGGTTCCTGCGCCGCCGGCCCGACGCCACGCTGACGGTCGCCACCAAGATGGGCCGCCGCGTCGCGCAGACGCCCGAGGCGTACACCCTGGCGCACTTCCGCGAGTGGACCGACCGGTCCCGGCGCAACCTCGGCACGGACACCCTCGACCTGGTGCAGCTGCACTGCCCGCCCACCGCCGTCTTCGCCGACGACGCCGTCTTCGACGCGCTGGACACCCTTGTCGCCGAGGAACGCGTCGCCGGCTACGGGGTGAGCGTGGAGACCTGCGACCAGGCGCTCACCGCCATCGCCCGGCCGGGGGTGGCCAGCGTCCAGATCATCCTCAACGCGCTGCGGCACAAGCCCCTCGACCGGGTGCTCCCGGCCGCTGCCGCCGCCGGGGTCGGCATCATCGCCCGCGTCCCGCTGGCCAGCGGGCTGCTCTCCGGCCGGTACGACGAGCACACCACCTTCGCCGCCGACGACCACCGCAGCTACAACCGGCACGGCGAGGCGTTCGACGTAGGCGAGACCTTCTCCGGTGTCGACTTCGCGCTGGGCCTGGCCGCCGTACGCCGGTTGGCGCCGCTGGTCGGCGACGGACGCACGATGGCCCAGTTCGCGCTGCGCTGGGTCGTCGACCAGCCCGGCGTCACCGTGGTCATCCCGGGCGCCCGCGACGCCGCCCAGGCCCGGGGCAACGCCGCCGTGGCCGACCAGGCGCCGCTCTCCGCACGGGAGCTGGCGGCGGTGGCGGAGGTCTACGACGAGCTGGTCCGGCCGCGGGTGCACGACCGGTGGTGA
- a CDS encoding cold-shock protein, protein MAQGTVKWFNADKGFGFITVDGGGADVFVHFSAIQTSGYRTLEENQRVEFEIAQGQKGPQAEQVRPI, encoded by the coding sequence ATGGCGCAGGGAACCGTGAAGTGGTTCAACGCAGACAAGGGCTTCGGCTTCATCACCGTCGACGGCGGGGGTGCTGACGTGTTCGTCCACTTCTCGGCCATCCAGACCAGCGGCTACCGCACGCTGGAGGAGAACCAGCGGGTGGAGTTCGAGATCGCCCAGGGTCAGAAGGGTCCGCAGGCCGAGCAGGTCCGCCCCATCTGA
- a CDS encoding DUF4235 domain-containing protein, with product MSRGIGKAAYKPVGVLMGIAAGTVAGAIFRQVWKMTAGDGEAPSATDEDRGWGEILAAAALQGAIFAVVRAAVDRGGAVGVRRFTGSWPD from the coding sequence GTGAGCAGGGGCATCGGAAAGGCCGCGTACAAGCCGGTCGGTGTGCTGATGGGCATCGCCGCCGGTACGGTCGCGGGCGCGATCTTCCGGCAGGTGTGGAAGATGACGGCGGGCGACGGCGAGGCGCCCAGCGCCACCGACGAGGACCGCGGCTGGGGCGAGATCCTGGCGGCGGCGGCGTTGCAGGGCGCCATCTTCGCGGTCGTCCGGGCCGCCGTCGACCGGGGTGGCGCGGTGGGCGTACGCCGGTTCACCGGAAGCTGGCCGGACTGA